One window of the Candidatus Zixiibacteriota bacterium genome contains the following:
- a CDS encoding conserved exported hypothetical protein (Evidence 4 : Unknown function but conserved in other organisms) — protein sequence MKRLSLLIVLSMLVLFAGCRKTVPPPPPEQPKATEPEVKPEEKPAPKEEPVIKKVSETDFMTVYFDFDKYNLVDSAKQALDNNAKLLKDNPNLVVRIEGNCDERGTVEYNLSLGEKRANSAKKYLMDLGIEEGRLQTISYGKEKPVAMGHDEAAWAKNRRDDFRIISQ from the coding sequence ATGAAGAGACTGAGTTTGTTGATTGTCTTGTCAATGTTAGTATTATTCGCCGGATGCCGCAAAACGGTGCCGCCCCCGCCGCCGGAACAGCCCAAAGCAACCGAGCCGGAAGTTAAACCGGAAGAGAAGCCAGCGCCGAAGGAAGAGCCGGTAATCAAGAAGGTCAGCGAAACCGATTTCATGACCGTCTATTTTGACTTCGACAAATATAATCTGGTTGACTCCGCCAAGCAGGCGCTCGATAATAATGCCAAATTATTGAAAGATAATCCAAATCTGGTCGTCAGAATTGAAGGCAACTGCGACGAAAGAGGCACCGTCGAATATAACCTCTCCCTCGGTGAAAAGAGAGCCAACTCGGCCAAAAAATATTTGATGGATCTCGGTATTGAGGAAGGGCGTCTCCAGACCATAAGTTACGGCAAAGAAAAGCCGGTGGCGATGGGTCATGATGAGGCCGCCTGGGCGAAGAACCGCCGGGATGATTTCCGTATCATCTCTCAGTAA
- a CDS encoding exported hypothetical protein (Evidence 5 : Unknown function), which yields MAAVIPMAALLLFSGCAMKTDIIRVEDKIDAMRVDQQRMNDTMTRLDSMVTAESSGNSELRAQMSSAISDLTDQFRIMQANMNDLMSQVGNLVQNQNSRPTYVGPQTGTDSTGKTASPPPGVDCQTLYDDSFVNVRRGQYQEAIKGFNDYLKYCGTQESAADARFWIGESYYSLDDYKEALSQFSQVIKDYPSSKKGPGAMYKMGRCYEELGQKKEAKATFNKIVTSYPGTLEATQAKEKLKDLK from the coding sequence ATGGCCGCCGTCATACCGATGGCGGCCCTGCTTCTCTTCTCCGGCTGTGCCATGAAGACCGACATTATCCGGGTGGAGGATAAAATCGACGCCATGCGGGTCGATCAGCAGAGAATGAATGATACCATGACGCGGCTCGATTCGATGGTGACCGCGGAATCATCGGGCAACTCCGAACTTCGCGCCCAGATGAGCAGCGCCATCTCCGATCTGACCGACCAGTTTCGAATAATGCAGGCCAACATGAACGATTTGATGTCTCAGGTCGGCAATCTGGTGCAGAATCAGAATTCCCGGCCGACTTATGTTGGCCCGCAGACCGGTACCGATTCGACCGGAAAAACTGCCTCTCCCCCGCCGGGTGTCGATTGCCAGACTTTGTACGATGATTCTTTTGTCAATGTCCGTCGCGGGCAGTACCAGGAAGCGATTAAGGGATTCAATGACTACCTGAAGTACTGCGGTACTCAGGAATCGGCCGCCGATGCCCGTTTCTGGATCGGGGAATCATACTACTCTCTCGATGATTACAAAGAGGCCTTGAGTCAATTCTCGCAGGTCATCAAGGATTATCCGTCATCGAAGAAGGGGCCGGGAGCGATGTATAAGATGGGACGCTGCTATGAGGAATTAGGCCAGAAAAAAGAAGCCAAGGCGACCTTTAACAAGATAGTAACATCGTATCCGGGAACACTGGAAGCCACGCAGGCCAAAGAGAAGCTGAAAGATTTGAAGTAG
- a CDS encoding hypothetical protein (Evidence 5 : Unknown function), which produces MPSGALKVRVSTPTETIPFGRGFYQLEEDALYLPIAYPGENKNHFFSFLESDFVSMQMDREGRLIFIELSLPRRRWHALQTLVPPESAAPGNIRFLDFRQRLAEPSILCDLRRQYVMIRFSQGPATHNYSLAQNMIAQIDRHDRLAAIWVSDIIDDIAGQELSAWRKAIRNHSTAIIAT; this is translated from the coding sequence ATGCCGTCAGGGGCATTGAAAGTACGGGTTTCGACCCCGACCGAGACGATACCATTCGGTCGGGGTTTTTATCAACTGGAAGAAGATGCCTTATACCTTCCCATCGCCTATCCCGGCGAGAATAAAAATCACTTCTTTTCATTTTTAGAATCTGATTTCGTATCGATGCAAATGGATCGTGAAGGGCGGCTGATTTTCATCGAATTGTCTTTGCCGCGGCGGCGATGGCACGCGCTCCAGACTCTGGTTCCGCCGGAAAGCGCCGCTCCGGGGAATATCCGCTTCCTTGATTTCCGTCAGCGTCTGGCAGAACCGTCGATTTTGTGTGATTTACGCCGTCAATATGTCATGATTCGGTTCAGTCAGGGTCCGGCGACGCATAATTATTCCCTGGCTCAAAATATGATCGCGCAAATAGATCGCCATGATCGTCTGGCCGCAATTTGGGTATCGGATATCATCGATGATATTGCCGGGCAGGAACTATCCGCCTGGCGGAAGGCGATCCGAAATCATTCGACGGCGATCATTGCCACCTAA
- a CDS encoding hypothetical protein (Evidence 5 : Unknown function), translating to MKSVSLTFLITGSSFGAGFSSGLTSGSVALGCSGGGGGTVLRHPANNTNIDKTINKLSLFILSSLKLYLTFLYPVRLSNNLKKIFIMVNKKLAYFLSA from the coding sequence ATGAAATCGGTTTCGCTGACCTTCTTGATTACCGGCTCTTCCTTCGGCGCTGGCTTCTCTTCCGGTTTAACTTCCGGCTCGGTTGCTTTGGGCTGTTCCGGCGGCGGGGGCGGCACCGTTTTGCGGCATCCGGCGAATAATACTAACATTGACAAGACAATCAACAAACTCAGTCTCTTCATTTTGTCCTCCTTGAAATTATATCTTACTTTTTTGTATCCAGTGAGGTTGTCCAATAACCTAAAAAAGATTTTTATAATGGTCAACAAAAAACTGGCCTATTTTTTGTCGGCCTAA
- the ligA gene encoding DNA ligase gives MLIPAKVKDQYRRLIEEIRHHDHMYYVLDHPEISDAEYDRLFDHLLKIEEEYPDIVAPDSPSQRVGARPSEAFQTVTHRMRMLSLQKVISPDEFDDFDRRVKEGLETNTDIEYTVEPKLDGLAVELTYQKGLFTTGSTRGDGTRGEDVTQNLKTIRAIPIKLSEGTAKKYPLLEIRGEVIIRKASFDKLNRKMQEQELPPFANPRNAAAGSLRQLDPRVTASRPLIFYAYGISATDLPGLETQFDAMEFLKNEGFLVNEFVARVKGAEPVKGHFEELAEKRPLLDYEIDGMVIKVNNFAAQIRLGEISRAPRWAVAWKFAAEEAETRVIDIMFSVGRTGIITPVAKLEPVRVSGVTISSASLHNEDEMLALDLRIGDHVIIRRAGDVIPEVVEVLKQKRIGDEKKVAMPQVCPSCGTKTVRPEGEAAHRCLNSACPAQVIERIFHFASKEAMDIEGLGEKLAAQLTAENLVKDPSDLYALIKENLLPLDLMGDKKAQNLLDAIKASKKRTLPNILVALGIFGVGETAARILAEAFGTFDKIYNSTVDELITVDGIGPIIAQSIVDYFANPGNQKMISKMRNAGVEFPPYAIKRQISAISGKTFVITGTLSASRDKFKEMIEAAGAKVAGSVSAKTDYLLCGIDAGSKLEKARELGVKIITEEDLNSLLGN, from the coding sequence ATGCTAATTCCAGCCAAAGTCAAAGATCAATATCGGCGTCTGATAGAGGAGATAAGACATCATGATCATATGTATTATGTCCTCGATCATCCGGAAATAAGCGACGCCGAATATGACCGCCTGTTCGATCACCTGCTGAAAATCGAAGAGGAATATCCCGATATCGTTGCGCCCGATTCCCCTTCTCAGAGGGTCGGGGCGAGACCATCGGAAGCCTTTCAAACGGTCACCCATCGGATGCGTATGCTATCTCTCCAGAAGGTAATTTCCCCGGATGAATTTGATGATTTCGACCGCCGTGTCAAAGAAGGTCTGGAAACAAACACGGACATCGAATACACGGTCGAGCCGAAGCTGGATGGCCTGGCGGTAGAGCTGACTTATCAGAAGGGTCTATTCACCACCGGCTCCACCCGGGGGGACGGAACCAGGGGCGAGGATGTCACGCAAAATTTGAAAACTATCCGAGCCATTCCGATTAAACTCTCCGAAGGAACGGCTAAAAAATACCCTCTCCTCGAAATCAGAGGTGAAGTAATAATCCGAAAGGCCTCCTTCGACAAACTGAATCGCAAAATGCAGGAGCAGGAATTGCCGCCGTTCGCCAATCCGCGAAACGCCGCGGCCGGGTCGTTGCGGCAGTTGGATCCGCGAGTGACGGCTTCGCGTCCCCTGATATTTTATGCCTATGGAATATCGGCAACGGACTTGCCGGGATTAGAAACTCAGTTTGATGCTATGGAATTCCTGAAAAATGAAGGATTTCTTGTAAACGAATTTGTCGCGCGGGTCAAAGGAGCGGAACCAGTCAAGGGGCATTTTGAAGAGCTTGCCGAAAAGCGTCCGCTACTCGATTATGAAATTGACGGGATGGTAATCAAGGTCAATAATTTTGCCGCTCAGATCCGATTGGGAGAAATATCCCGCGCTCCCCGCTGGGCGGTGGCGTGGAAATTTGCCGCCGAAGAAGCCGAAACCCGTGTAATCGACATCATGTTTTCTGTGGGACGAACCGGAATAATAACACCCGTGGCGAAATTGGAGCCGGTGCGGGTATCAGGAGTGACCATATCGAGTGCATCACTCCATAACGAAGATGAAATGCTCGCCCTTGATCTTAGAATCGGAGATCATGTAATAATCCGGCGGGCCGGTGATGTCATTCCGGAAGTGGTGGAAGTCCTCAAGCAGAAACGAATCGGCGATGAGAAGAAAGTGGCGATGCCGCAGGTTTGTCCCTCCTGCGGGACCAAGACGGTCCGGCCGGAGGGTGAGGCGGCGCACCGCTGTCTCAATTCCGCCTGTCCGGCGCAGGTTATAGAGCGCATATTTCACTTCGCGTCAAAAGAAGCCATGGATATCGAAGGCCTGGGGGAAAAACTGGCGGCTCAATTGACTGCGGAAAATCTAGTGAAGGATCCCTCGGACCTTTACGCATTGATCAAGGAAAACCTTTTGCCGCTGGATTTGATGGGTGATAAAAAGGCCCAGAATTTATTGGACGCTATCAAGGCTTCTAAGAAAAGAACGCTTCCCAACATTCTTGTGGCGCTGGGGATTTTTGGCGTCGGCGAAACCGCCGCCCGGATTCTGGCGGAGGCTTTTGGAACCTTCGACAAAATATACAATTCTACCGTCGATGAATTGATTACGGTAGACGGTATCGGACCGATAATCGCGCAATCAATTGTCGACTATTTTGCCAATCCCGGCAATCAAAAAATGATTTCCAAAATGAGAAATGCGGGAGTCGAATTTCCCCCGTATGCCATCAAAAGGCAAATCTCGGCCATATCCGGCAAGACTTTCGTGATCACAGGCACCCTATCGGCTTCCCGTGATAAATTCAAAGAGATGATTGAGGCCGCCGGGGCCAAGGTTGCCGGTTCGGTCTCGGCCAAGACCGATTATCTGCTTTGCGGTATTGATGCCGGAAGCAAGCTGGAGAAAGCGCGGGAACTTGGCGTCAAGATAATAACCGAAGAGGATTTGAATAGTCTGTTGGGAAATTAG
- a CDS encoding Isocitrate/isopropylmalate dehydrogenase — translation MAKYKISWMPGDGIGVDVMDAARIVLDKFKFDAEYVPTDIGWEFWCKEGNPLPDRSIQILKNTDCSLFGAITSKPKEEAEAELVPALKGKGLVYTSPIVRLRQEFNLRTNLRPCKAYPGNPLNYKEGVDIVVFRENTEDLYAGVEFFPFPDEVREAIKKHNAKMKKFDKHPSGEVAVSLRINTKTGCRNIVTDAFEYAKKTGRKSVTVVEKPNVIRETSGLMVRTAREVAKNYPGITLYEANIDAMCMWLIKNPLDYSVLVTSNMFGDIISDLCAQLVGGLGFASSGNIGDNYAVFEPTHGSAPKYAGMHKVNPMAMLLTVVLMLEWLGEKDKSVVLENAIAAVIKEGKVRTYDMGGNAGTLDIANAVAGKL, via the coding sequence ATGGCAAAGTACAAGATATCGTGGATGCCGGGCGACGGTATCGGCGTCGATGTAATGGATGCGGCTCGCATTGTTCTGGATAAATTCAAATTTGATGCGGAATATGTCCCTACCGATATCGGCTGGGAATTTTGGTGCAAGGAGGGAAATCCGCTTCCGGATCGCAGTATTCAGATTCTGAAAAATACCGACTGCAGTTTGTTTGGGGCCATTACTTCCAAGCCAAAAGAAGAGGCCGAAGCAGAACTGGTCCCGGCTCTTAAAGGCAAGGGGCTCGTATACACTTCTCCCATTGTTCGTCTGCGGCAGGAATTCAACCTTCGTACCAATCTGCGTCCCTGCAAAGCATATCCGGGAAATCCTCTGAATTACAAGGAAGGGGTTGATATCGTCGTCTTTCGCGAAAATACCGAAGATTTGTACGCCGGTGTCGAATTTTTCCCTTTCCCCGATGAAGTTCGCGAGGCGATTAAAAAACATAACGCCAAAATGAAGAAATTCGATAAGCATCCTTCCGGGGAGGTGGCGGTTTCTCTGCGGATCAACACCAAAACCGGGTGCCGCAATATTGTTACTGATGCCTTCGAGTATGCTAAAAAGACCGGGCGCAAATCGGTTACGGTCGTGGAAAAGCCGAATGTCATCCGCGAGACTTCGGGGCTGATGGTAAGAACCGCCCGCGAAGTAGCCAAAAATTATCCCGGCATAACTCTTTATGAGGCTAATATTGACGCCATGTGCATGTGGCTGATTAAAAATCCGCTGGACTACTCGGTCCTGGTAACTTCGAATATGTTTGGCGATATAATTTCCGACCTCTGCGCGCAATTGGTCGGGGGGCTCGGTTTTGCCTCCTCGGGAAATATCGGCGACAATTATGCCGTATTCGAGCCGACCCACGGCTCGGCACCCAAATATGCGGGTATGCATAAGGTCAATCCGATGGCGATGCTCCTTACGGTCGTATTGATGCTGGAGTGGCTGGGCGAGAAAGATAAGTCGGTGGTGCTTGAAAACGCCATAGCCGCAGTTATCAAAGAAGGCAAAGTACGGACGTACGACATGGGCGGTAACGCCGGGACGCTCGATATTGCCAACGCCGTGGCCGGCAAATTATAA
- a CDS encoding exported hypothetical protein (Evidence 5 : Unknown function), whose amino-acid sequence MKTLVLSICLFMLASVALADQSTQERFPCKGERIMSDADYSVELQGETIILYPAHGHYQTIRITPEYELYVDNKEIKLKSDQQELVKKFHQSMMELLDQAKDIGWEGAKIGVQGAALGVKAVGSVFKLVLPGYDTDDLERELDRESAKIEAKAAKLEVKAKELEKEADNLKDLQAEMKDSIPELDELDWF is encoded by the coding sequence ATGAAGACTCTGGTATTATCTATTTGCCTGTTTATGCTGGCGTCGGTCGCACTGGCGGATCAGAGTACGCAGGAACGATTTCCCTGCAAAGGCGAAAGAATCATGTCTGACGCCGACTATTCTGTCGAACTGCAGGGAGAGACCATAATCCTTTATCCCGCCCACGGTCATTACCAAACTATAAGAATTACGCCCGAGTACGAATTGTATGTCGACAATAAGGAAATCAAACTCAAGAGTGATCAACAGGAACTGGTGAAGAAATTTCACCAGAGTATGATGGAGCTTTTAGATCAGGCCAAGGATATCGGTTGGGAGGGAGCAAAAATCGGGGTTCAGGGGGCAGCCCTGGGTGTAAAGGCGGTCGGGAGCGTCTTCAAATTAGTATTGCCGGGGTATGATACCGATGATCTGGAGCGGGAATTGGATCGGGAATCGGCCAAGATTGAAGCCAAGGCGGCCAAATTGGAAGTAAAGGCCAAGGAGCTGGAAAAGGAAGCCGATAATTTAAAGGATTTGCAGGCGGAAATGAAAGATTCCATTCCGGAACTTGACGAGTTGGATTGGTTTTAG
- a CDS encoding putative DNA polymerase IV (Evidence 3 : Putative function from multiple computational evidences), producing MGIFLYIDIDAFFASVEQSINPSLVGRPVMVGGHKGERGVVACPSYEARARGVRTGTTLHEAARLIPDGIFLRGDYNRYQHFSNRFYEILCRYTPELDRISQDEACLNIGGALRPYGTARELAQNLQMEVRQTLALSTSIGIGPSRVAAKIASEYKKPLGLTIIDSGNVNSFFKDLAVRNIPGVGRGTEKTLHEMGIDTAGQLAAVPEEYLETIFGINGLKMAAYSRGEDGPRLRDYKVIRSVSRETGFADDITDRRMLLSHYYYLLERGTAKLRCLHKKAATIKVKFRYADFETIEGIGRIAPPSNDETTIFPTVERMFDGMFTRRRGIRLAGIALANLKNYAENESFLNDTTEKSSRLLKSLDAARGRSGFFSLMTGRTLSLSERYKKGDTGYVLRTPGLSQ from the coding sequence ATGGGCATTTTTTTATATATAGATATCGATGCCTTTTTTGCATCGGTGGAGCAATCGATAAACCCGTCGCTGGTGGGACGGCCGGTTATGGTCGGGGGCCATAAGGGCGAACGCGGGGTGGTGGCCTGTCCCAGTTATGAGGCGCGGGCCCGGGGGGTGCGGACCGGAACGACTCTGCACGAGGCGGCGCGCTTGATTCCCGACGGCATTTTTCTTCGGGGTGATTACAACCGCTATCAGCATTTCTCCAATCGTTTTTATGAAATCCTTTGCCGGTATACCCCGGAACTCGATCGGATTTCCCAGGATGAGGCCTGCCTTAATATCGGCGGAGCACTTCGGCCATACGGAACGGCGCGAGAATTGGCCCAAAATCTACAGATGGAAGTCCGGCAGACTCTTGCCCTTTCTACCTCCATAGGCATTGGGCCGAGCCGCGTGGCGGCCAAGATCGCATCAGAGTACAAGAAGCCGCTGGGGCTGACTATAATCGACAGCGGCAATGTCAATTCCTTCTTCAAAGATCTGGCGGTTCGGAATATTCCGGGCGTGGGCCGGGGAACGGAAAAAACCCTTCACGAAATGGGGATTGATACCGCCGGACAATTGGCGGCCGTGCCGGAGGAATATCTGGAGACGATTTTTGGAATTAATGGCCTGAAAATGGCCGCCTATAGTCGTGGCGAAGACGGCCCGCGTCTGCGTGACTATAAGGTGATCCGTTCCGTGAGCCGCGAGACCGGATTCGCCGATGATATCACCGATCGGCGCATGCTCCTTTCCCATTATTATTATCTTCTGGAACGGGGAACAGCCAAATTGCGTTGCCTGCACAAGAAGGCGGCAACAATCAAGGTGAAATTCCGTTATGCCGATTTCGAGACGATTGAGGGGATTGGCCGTATCGCTCCCCCCTCCAATGATGAAACCACAATTTTTCCGACGGTAGAGAGAATGTTCGACGGGATGTTCACGCGGCGGCGGGGAATCCGTCTGGCTGGGATCGCCCTAGCCAATCTTAAAAATTATGCTGAAAATGAATCGTTCCTGAATGACACGACCGAGAAATCTAGCCGGCTTCTTAAGAGTCTTGATGCGGCGCGCGGCCGGAGCGGCTTCTTTTCTTTGATGACCGGGCGGACACTGTCACTGTCGGAGCGATATAAAAAAGGAGATACCGGATATGTCCTCCGTACTCCCGGCCTTTCGCAGTAG
- a CDS encoding putative DNA polymerase III subunit alpha (Evidence 3 : Putative function from multiple computational evidences) — protein sequence MSSVLPAFRSSYSLLYGTTPPEEIAKAAAHDGYKSAILADKNNLYACYDFYYAAKDLGIEPIIGAEITTELGDLFFLCQNHEGFKNLCRIITHYQLQELPDAVLLERWKQNLICLTSATDNADILKDIYGDSFYLIINHANPSRVSRQAEARGIRQAAFPTVAFLKTDDYPRHRLLRAINGGYLLNNLPPSGMAGDGEYLRTQEWYSRFFVPFPAAIRGNAEIGERCRLQFPQKTNILPDVPIEGDHFRKLRDDALRGLQKRRLNPDGRYLARLEYELSVIQRTGFVDYFLIVGEIIDFCRHNDIACVGRGSAAGSLVSFGLGITEVDPILENLYFERFLNEARSDCPDVDIDIDWRRRDEVLDFIYRRYGDDHVAMMATYTRFQSRLAVRETAKAFGFDPDEIDRFIKRLPSESWDNLEMRREARQLPRSLQNDWERFEPIMTAARSLAGLPRHLGIHSGGIVITPEPLTDYVPLERATKGLVVTQCDMYQAEKIGLVKIDILGQRGLAVIADCYKTAREERGADFHIPEGDPKTYEMLQAGKTIGVFQIESPGLRALLRDLRPTCLNDITLALALIRPGASESGMKQVFLNRFHKKEPIAFPDRRLETVLQETNGVFIYQEQVILAARQIAGFNLAASDLLRRAITKKRKDNRVEKLKNRFLAGAHRNGVNPRTAEEIFGQLRQFASFGFCKAHAATYGYLAYQSAYFKIHFPVPFMTAVLRNGGGYYPSAVYTAEARRLDIKISAPRINISAESDTNQDRTIFLGLARAKEVSADVVAQIKRKQPFXSFHDFLSRMRISKPEMENLIKVGFFDEMDGSRPKLLWEYRLTAKKNPPRGGGFFREIMERPGLKEMPLTPMNRYEIFRAENEILEISVSFHPLSLFESYRPIDVASVLREKTGSDVTLTGWLADRKRIKTRNGKSMVFLTLDSLSDTFEVILFPDAYERFRETIRRYRYLAIEARINLEDGHPAAVAKEIYPAPTGLKEMKYI from the coding sequence ATGTCCTCCGTACTCCCGGCCTTTCGCAGTAGCTATTCCCTTCTTTATGGGACAACACCCCCGGAGGAGATCGCAAAGGCGGCGGCGCATGATGGATATAAAAGCGCCATTCTGGCGGATAAGAACAATCTGTATGCATGTTATGATTTCTATTATGCCGCCAAGGATCTGGGGATAGAGCCAATTATCGGGGCGGAGATCACGACCGAATTGGGAGATCTCTTTTTCCTGTGCCAAAATCATGAGGGCTTTAAGAATCTTTGCCGGATTATCACACATTATCAATTGCAGGAACTTCCCGATGCCGTTCTGCTCGAGAGATGGAAACAGAATCTTATCTGCCTGACTTCAGCCACGGACAACGCCGACATTCTCAAAGATATTTATGGCGATTCGTTTTATTTGATTATCAATCACGCCAATCCGTCAAGAGTATCGCGGCAGGCGGAGGCGCGGGGAATTCGGCAGGCGGCCTTCCCGACCGTGGCGTTTCTCAAGACGGACGATTACCCCCGGCACCGGCTGCTCCGCGCCATAAATGGCGGATATTTGCTGAATAATCTCCCCCCTTCGGGAATGGCGGGCGACGGGGAATATCTGCGGACGCAGGAATGGTACTCGCGTTTCTTTGTACCATTTCCCGCCGCTATTCGCGGCAATGCGGAAATCGGTGAAAGGTGCCGGCTTCAGTTTCCTCAAAAAACGAATATCCTCCCCGATGTCCCGATCGAAGGGGATCATTTCCGCAAATTGAGAGACGACGCCCTCAGGGGACTTCAGAAACGTCGACTCAATCCCGATGGAAGGTATCTGGCGCGACTCGAATATGAACTATCGGTCATACAGAGAACCGGCTTTGTCGATTATTTCCTGATTGTAGGAGAAATCATCGACTTCTGCCGCCACAATGATATCGCCTGTGTCGGGCGGGGATCGGCGGCGGGTTCACTGGTGTCGTTCGGCCTCGGGATAACCGAAGTCGATCCGATCCTGGAAAATCTTTATTTCGAGCGGTTCCTCAATGAAGCCCGGTCCGACTGCCCTGATGTCGATATTGATATTGACTGGCGGCGGCGGGATGAAGTTTTGGATTTTATTTACAGGCGGTATGGTGACGATCATGTAGCCATGATGGCCACCTATACCCGATTCCAGAGCCGTCTGGCCGTACGGGAAACAGCCAAGGCCTTCGGATTTGATCCCGATGAAATAGATCGCTTTATCAAGCGCCTCCCCTCGGAATCGTGGGATAATCTTGAAATGCGGCGGGAGGCACGACAACTGCCCCGCTCCCTGCAGAATGATTGGGAGCGGTTTGAACCGATAATGACCGCGGCGCGCTCGCTTGCCGGTCTCCCCCGTCATCTCGGGATTCATTCCGGAGGAATTGTCATCACGCCGGAACCGCTGACCGATTATGTCCCGCTGGAGCGAGCCACAAAGGGGCTGGTCGTAACGCAGTGCGATATGTATCAGGCGGAAAAAATCGGACTGGTCAAAATTGATATTCTCGGTCAGCGCGGGCTGGCGGTGATCGCTGATTGCTACAAAACGGCCCGCGAAGAAAGAGGGGCCGATTTCCACATTCCCGAAGGGGATCCGAAAACATACGAAATGCTTCAGGCGGGAAAGACGATTGGGGTTTTTCAGATCGAGTCGCCGGGACTGCGGGCCCTCTTGAGGGATTTGCGGCCGACTTGCCTGAATGATATTACCCTGGCCCTGGCGCTGATTCGGCCGGGAGCGTCCGAATCGGGAATGAAGCAAGTCTTTCTTAATCGTTTTCACAAGAAGGAGCCGATTGCCTTTCCCGACCGGCGGCTGGAAACGGTGCTTCAGGAAACAAACGGGGTTTTTATATATCAGGAACAGGTGATACTGGCGGCTCGGCAAATCGCGGGATTTAATCTTGCCGCCTCGGATCTGCTGAGACGGGCCATCACGAAAAAGCGAAAAGATAATCGGGTCGAAAAACTAAAAAATCGCTTCTTGGCCGGGGCCCATCGGAACGGGGTAAATCCGCGCACGGCCGAAGAGATTTTCGGCCAACTGCGGCAGTTTGCGTCATTTGGTTTTTGCAAGGCCCATGCCGCCACCTATGGATATCTGGCCTATCAATCCGCCTACTTTAAGATCCATTTCCCCGTCCCGTTCATGACGGCGGTTCTTCGCAATGGGGGGGGCTATTATCCCTCGGCGGTCTATACAGCCGAGGCGCGGCGGTTGGATATCAAAATTTCCGCACCGCGCATAAATATCTCAGCAGAATCGGATACCAATCAAGATAGAACGATTTTCCTGGGACTGGCAAGGGCCAAAGAAGTCTCAGCCGACGTCGTGGCTCAGATTAAGCGGAAACAGCCCTTTANGTCGTTCCACGATTTTCTCTCCCGAATGCGGATCTCAAAACCGGAGATGGAGAACCTTATAAAAGTCGGTTTTTTCGATGAGATGGACGGATCCCGCCCCAAATTACTATGGGAATACCGGCTAACGGCAAAAAAAAATCCGCCGAGGGGGGGTGGTTTTTTTAGAGAAATTATGGAACGACCCGGCTTGAAAGAAATGCCTTTGACCCCGATGAATCGCTATGAAATTTTTCGGGCCGAGAATGAGATTCTGGAAATCTCGGTCTCCTTTCACCCGCTTTCTCTTTTTGAATCTTATCGGCCCATCGATGTGGCTTCCGTCCTTCGGGAAAAAACCGGATCCGATGTCACGCTGACGGGGTGGCTGGCGGACCGAAAACGGATTAAGACCCGAAACGGGAAAAGCATGGTTTTTCTTACTCTCGACTCCTTGTCTGACACTTTCGAAGTCATTCTATTCCCCGATGCTTACGAGCGATTCCGGGAAACAATTCGCCGCTATCGCTATCTGGCCATCGAGGCCAGGATCAACCTGGAAGATGGGCACCCGGCGGCGGTGGCGAAGGAAATTTATCCCGCCCCGACCGGCCTTAAGGAAATGAAATATATTTAG